From Paenibacillus sp. PL2-23:
AATAGCTAGCCTGGACGGACTGCCTATTCATGAGATTGGCTTCATATTGGCTCCAAGCAGAAGAAGAGTGGAGCTGTCAGTGCTGCCGGAGCTGCTTGATGCGGTTCGCCGCATTCGCGGTAGCAAAGGGGAGCCCCCGAGAACGGTTGGCGTGTTCGTGAATGAGAGCCTGGAGCAAATAGATAGCATTCTTAGCCAAGCGCCATTGGATGTGGTGCAGCTGCATGGAGAGGAGTCTCCGGACTATTGCCGGCAGCTCAAGGAGAAGCACCCTGCGGTCAAGCGGTGGCGGGTGTTCTCTATTCGCGGCGGGGATGGCTCAGCGGCGGATACGCTGCTCCAGCAAGCGCGCGAGCGTCTCGTTCCTTATGGCGATTCAGCAGACGCTTTCCTCATTGACGCGCCCGGCGGGGGCACGGGGCACACCTTTCACTGGCCGGCTATTGTCGCTTATAAGACGGCGGCGGCCGAGCTGGGCCTTCCGCTGTATGTGGCCGGCGGGTTGAACCCCGATAACGTGGGAGAGCTGCTTCAGGGCTACGCCCCGGACGGCATAGACGTCTCCAGCGGTGTGGAGACGGAGGGACGCAAGGATATCGACAAAATCAGATTATTTGTTAGAAGGGTGATGGAAGCATGATTCAAGTACCGGACGCAAGCGGTAGATTTGGCAAATTCGGCGGTCGATATGTGCCGGAGACACTGATGAACGCGCTGCTAGAGCTGGAAGAGGCTTATGTACATTATTCGAAGGATCCCGATTTCCAGGCAGAGGTGAAGGAGCTTCTGCACAAATATTCCGGCAGGCCTACCTCGTTGTATTATGCGAAACGTCTGAGCGAGCAGCTTGGCGGAGCCAAAATTTACCTCAAGCGCGAGGACCTGAACCATACTGGCGCTCACAAAATCAATAACACAATCGGACAGGGCGTCCTTGCAAAACGTATGGGCAAAACAAAAATTATCGCAGAAACGGGAGCGGGCCAGCACGGCGTCGCGTCTGCGACGATTGCGGCATTGCTTGGTCTGGAATGCAAGGTGTTTATGGGCGAGGAGGACATGAAGCGCCAGCAGCTCAATGTGTTCCGTATGAACCTGCTGGGCTCCGAGGTCGTTCCTGTTACATCCGGCACGCGTACCTTGAAGGACGCCTGCAATGAAACGCTTCGTTATTGGGTGAGCCATGTCAACGATACGTATTACATTCTGGGCTCCGTAACAGGCCCGCATCCCTATCCCATGATGGTAAGGGATTTCCAGCGTATTATCGGAGACGAAGCACGGGACCAGATTCTGAAGGAGGAAGGCCGACTTCCGGATTATGTGGTCGCGGCTGTAGGCGGCGGCAGCAATGCGATGGGCATCTTCTATCCCTTCGTGCAGGATGACGGCGTGAAGCTGCTCGGCGTCGAGGCGGCGGGCAGAGGCGTCGATACGGATGAGCATGCCGCAACGATGACCAAAGGACGTCACGGCGTATTCCAGGGCTCCCTTAGCTACGTGCTGCAGGATCAGCATGGACAGGTGCTTCCGGCGCACTCCATTTCCGCAGGACTGGATTATCCCGGCATCGGGCCTGAGCATTCCTATCTGAAGGATTCCGGCCGCGCGGATTATGTGCCGATTACAGATGCCGAGGCGCTGGAGGCGCTGCAGCTGCTGTCTCGCACAGAGGGAATCATACCGGCGCTGGAGTCTGCGCACGCCATTGCACAGACGGTCAAGCTGGCCCCAACCTTGTCAAAGGATGAGATTGTTGTGGTAAGCCTCTCCGGTCGCGGAGACAAGGATGTAGAAGCCATTATGGGCTACCTGGGAGGTCAGAGCCATGAATCTCATTGATCAAGCATTTGCCAGACTGAAGAAGGAAGGGCGGACTGCACTCATTCCATTCGTAACGGTCGGCGATCCCGACTTCGAAACGTCGCTTGCTATTATTAAAGGTCTGGAGCAAGCCGGAGCCGACATGATTGAGCTGGGTGTGCCATATTCCGATCCGCTTGCGGACGGACCCGTCATTCAGAGAGCGTCTGACCGGGCGCTGCGGAGCAGCATAACGCTGACGGACTGCATTCATATGGCAGAGCGCGCGCGTGCAGAAGGCGTGCAAATTCCGCTTATTCTTTTCACTTATTTTAATCCCGTGCTGCAGTTTGGTCTGGAGTCGTTTTTCGAGCTGGTAGCTAGCAAAGGCATCAGCGGACTGATCATTCCCGATCTGCCCATCGAAGAGGATGAGGAGGTTCGCGCGATGGCGGAGGCGGCTGACATTCATCTTATTCCGCTTGTTGCTCCAACGTCCAGGGACCGGGTTACAAGAATTTCCCAAAGGGCTCGCGGCTTTGTCTACTGCGTTTCCTCGCTTGGCGTAACCGGCGTCCGCGCGGACTTCCATTCGGATATCGACCAATTTCTGGCCACCGTTCGGGAAGCGACTGATTTGCCAATCGGGATCGGGTTCGGCATCTCCAGCCGCGAGCAGGTGGCGCGTTTCGAGGGGGTATGCGACGCGGTTATCGTAGGCAGCGCCATCGTCCGCAAGATTGAAGAGGCCGTGCCGATGCTGGAGCAGGCCGCAACGCGGGAGCAGGGTCTGGCGTCGATTAGAGAGTTCGTCTCTTCGTTAAAGGGGTAACTGCTGCCAGCGGCTCAGGACAATTGATAAGCAATGGAGACCTTT
This genomic window contains:
- a CDS encoding phosphoribosylanthranilate isomerase, yielding MSTRIKICGLRDTATIASLDGLPIHEIGFILAPSRRRVELSVLPELLDAVRRIRGSKGEPPRTVGVFVNESLEQIDSILSQAPLDVVQLHGEESPDYCRQLKEKHPAVKRWRVFSIRGGDGSAADTLLQQARERLVPYGDSADAFLIDAPGGGTGHTFHWPAIVAYKTAAAELGLPLYVAGGLNPDNVGELLQGYAPDGIDVSSGVETEGRKDIDKIRLFVRRVMEA
- the trpB gene encoding tryptophan synthase subunit beta; translated protein: MIQVPDASGRFGKFGGRYVPETLMNALLELEEAYVHYSKDPDFQAEVKELLHKYSGRPTSLYYAKRLSEQLGGAKIYLKREDLNHTGAHKINNTIGQGVLAKRMGKTKIIAETGAGQHGVASATIAALLGLECKVFMGEEDMKRQQLNVFRMNLLGSEVVPVTSGTRTLKDACNETLRYWVSHVNDTYYILGSVTGPHPYPMMVRDFQRIIGDEARDQILKEEGRLPDYVVAAVGGGSNAMGIFYPFVQDDGVKLLGVEAAGRGVDTDEHAATMTKGRHGVFQGSLSYVLQDQHGQVLPAHSISAGLDYPGIGPEHSYLKDSGRADYVPITDAEALEALQLLSRTEGIIPALESAHAIAQTVKLAPTLSKDEIVVVSLSGRGDKDVEAIMGYLGGQSHESH
- the trpA gene encoding tryptophan synthase subunit alpha, producing the protein MNLIDQAFARLKKEGRTALIPFVTVGDPDFETSLAIIKGLEQAGADMIELGVPYSDPLADGPVIQRASDRALRSSITLTDCIHMAERARAEGVQIPLILFTYFNPVLQFGLESFFELVASKGISGLIIPDLPIEEDEEVRAMAEAADIHLIPLVAPTSRDRVTRISQRARGFVYCVSSLGVTGVRADFHSDIDQFLATVREATDLPIGIGFGISSREQVARFEGVCDAVIVGSAIVRKIEEAVPMLEQAATREQGLASIREFVSSLKG